The proteins below come from a single Cervus canadensis isolate Bull #8, Minnesota chromosome 2, ASM1932006v1, whole genome shotgun sequence genomic window:
- the LOC122434069 gene encoding 60S ribosomal protein L23, giving the protein MSKRGRGGSSGAKFRISLGLPVGAVINCADNTGAKNLYIISVKGIKGRLNRLPAAGVGDMVMATVKKGKPELRKKVHPAVVIRQRKSYRRKDGVFLYFEDNAGVIVNNKGEMKGSAITGPVAKECADLWPRIASNAGSIA; this is encoded by the coding sequence ATGTCGAAGCGAGGACGTGGTGGGTCCTCTGGTGCGAAATTCCGGATTTCCTTAGGTCTTCCGGTTGGAGCCGTGATCAACTGTGCTGACAACACAGGAGCCAAAAATCTGTATATCATCTCTGTAAAGGGGATCAAGGGACGATTGAATAGACTTCCTGCTGCTGGTGTGGGTGACATGGTGATGGCCACAGTCAAGAAAGGCAAACCAGAGCTCAGAAAGAAGGTACATCCAGCGGTGGTAATTCGACAACGAAAGTCATACCGGAGAAAAGATGGtgtgtttctttattttgaagataATGCAGGGGTCATAGTAAACAATAAAGGCGAGATGAAAGGTTCTGCCATCACAGGACCAGTTGCAAAGGAATGTGCAGACTTGTGGCCCAGGATTGCATCCAATGCTGGCAGCATTGCATGA